In Phycisphaerae bacterium, a single window of DNA contains:
- a CDS encoding tetratricopeptide repeat protein, with amino-acid sequence MRRVTCCLIILGGIVGCGPPEALREMHAAFNQGQWAAVTEKFADLGRPRDLNGVSYARVGIAATEVYVKSKSPAYLDLAIDCYQLAADRDRSLADGHHFARGELLLYANRKDEAIAAYLDALAVNARHVGAAWRAAVLLTEAKRAADASRAARGLLAVRRPVNQQLLQGLSALASAEASLGRHDAAIKVLRHAASIGPSTWGPDILYALACCYQAQNENGPARMAMRRALAALPEGDSRRPRFDKYLEDLERASRTATREPAPEPTIDTGPRVAPPPQEPADSAPEQPAPAPPPLRGHSPEARAVELAAKASVLAAENKVEEAISLLEEAVGLAPRLPAPPAQLANLYVKQGRYAKAVEVLETAIGHNPDNVILKQMLDKLRSALAAESRPGR; translated from the coding sequence ATGCGTCGTGTGACCTGTTGCCTGATCATTCTCGGTGGCATCGTGGGCTGCGGCCCGCCCGAGGCCTTGCGCGAAATGCATGCGGCCTTTAACCAAGGACAATGGGCCGCCGTCACCGAGAAGTTCGCCGACCTCGGCCGTCCCCGCGATCTCAATGGTGTCTCGTATGCCCGCGTGGGCATTGCGGCCACCGAGGTCTACGTGAAGTCGAAGTCACCCGCCTATCTTGATCTGGCAATCGACTGCTATCAACTGGCGGCGGATCGGGATCGCTCGCTGGCGGACGGTCATCACTTCGCCCGGGGCGAGTTACTGTTGTATGCGAACAGAAAAGACGAGGCGATTGCCGCCTATCTCGACGCCCTGGCCGTCAATGCCCGTCACGTTGGCGCCGCTTGGCGGGCGGCGGTTCTGCTCACGGAGGCCAAGCGAGCGGCCGACGCATCGCGGGCGGCTCGGGGACTCCTGGCGGTGCGACGACCGGTCAACCAGCAACTGCTCCAAGGCTTGAGTGCCCTGGCCAGCGCCGAGGCATCGCTGGGTCGGCATGACGCGGCGATCAAAGTGCTGCGCCACGCGGCTTCGATCGGCCCGAGCACGTGGGGGCCGGATATACTCTACGCCCTGGCGTGTTGTTATCAGGCACAGAACGAGAATGGTCCGGCGCGCATGGCGATGCGCCGGGCGCTCGCCGCCTTGCCTGAGGGTGACTCCCGCCGGCCGCGTTTCGACAAGTACCTGGAGGATCTGGAGCGCGCATCGCGGACGGCGACCCGCGAGCCGGCCCCCGAGCCGACGATCGACACCGGCCCTCGGGTCGCGCCGCCGCCGCAGGAGCCGGCGGACTCGGCCCCCGAGCAGCCCGCTCCCGCACCGCCGCCGCTCCGGGGTCATTCGCCCGAGGCCAGAGCGGTCGAGCTAGCCGCAAAAGCCTCAGTCCTGGCCGCCGAGAATAAGGTCGAGGAGGCGATCAGTCTGCTGGAGGAAGCGGTCGGGCTCGCACCCAGGCTACCGGCGCCGCCGGCGCAGCTCGCCAACCTCTACGTGAAACAGGGCCGGTACGCCAAGGCGGTCGAGGTGCTCGAGACCGCCATCGGGCACAACCCCGACAATGTCATTCTCAAACAAATGCTCGATAAGCTTCGCAGCGCGCTGGCCGCCGAGTCGCGGCCGGGCAGGTGA